In a single window of the Prevotella melaninogenica genome:
- a CDS encoding four helix bundle protein, translating into MLKRENNILLTKVDAFSNRIIRLYKYLKDEEKEFILSKQLLRSGTSIGANIAESQSAQSSADFIHKLEVALKEAKETHYWLEKLLVGEYINEGGYKSMSNDNVEIIKLLTSIIITKKRNMRSGLDVKY; encoded by the coding sequence ATGCTTAAACGTGAGAACAATATTCTATTGACGAAGGTCGATGCTTTTAGCAATAGGATAATACGCTTATATAAATATCTTAAAGACGAAGAAAAGGAGTTTATTCTGTCAAAACAGCTCCTTAGAAGTGGGACCAGTATTGGTGCGAATATAGCAGAAAGCCAGAGTGCACAAAGCTCTGCTGATTTTATACACAAACTTGAGGTAGCTCTTAAAGAGGCTAAGGAAACTCATTATTGGCTTGAAAAACTCTTGGTAGGCGAGTACATCAACGAGGGTGGATATAAGTCTATGAGTAATGATAATGTCGAAATAATCAAGTTGTTAACTTCTATTATTATCACGAAAAAGAGGAATATGAGAAGTGGACTCGATGTCAAATATTAG
- a CDS encoding glycosyltransferase, with the protein MKYSIIVPVFNRPDEVDELLESLLSQEEKDFEVVIVEDGSQIPCKAVCDKYADRLDLHYYSKENSGPGQSRNYGAERAKGEYLLILDSDVVLPKGYIRAVSKELEREPADAFGGPDCAHDSFTDTQKAISYSMTSFFTTGGIRGGKKKLDKFYPRSFNMGIRRDVYQELGGFSKMRFGEDIDFSIRIFKAGKRCRLFPEAWVWHKRRTDFRKFWKQVYNSGIARINLYKKYPESLKLVHLLPMVFTVGTALLVLMILFGLFLQLFPIIHVFGSLLIMMGLLPLVLYSVIICVDSAMQNNSLNIGLLSIEAAFIQLTGYGCGFISAWWKRCVCGMDEFAAYEKNFYK; encoded by the coding sequence ATGAAGTACAGCATCATTGTTCCTGTTTTCAACCGTCCAGATGAGGTTGACGAACTATTGGAGAGCCTGCTCAGCCAGGAGGAGAAGGATTTTGAGGTCGTTATCGTTGAAGATGGCTCACAAATTCCGTGTAAGGCGGTGTGCGATAAGTATGCTGACAGGCTTGACCTGCACTATTATAGCAAGGAAAATTCAGGGCCAGGGCAGAGCCGTAACTATGGTGCTGAGCGTGCAAAGGGTGAGTATTTGCTTATTCTTGACTCTGATGTTGTACTTCCGAAGGGTTATATCCGTGCTGTAAGCAAGGAGTTAGAGCGCGAGCCTGCGGACGCTTTTGGTGGTCCTGACTGTGCACATGACTCTTTTACAGATACCCAGAAGGCCATCTCTTATTCTATGACATCGTTCTTTACGACGGGAGGAATACGTGGTGGAAAGAAGAAACTTGACAAGTTCTATCCTCGTTCGTTTAATATGGGTATCCGTCGTGATGTCTATCAGGAGTTGGGTGGCTTTTCTAAGATGCGTTTTGGAGAGGATATTGACTTCTCTATTCGTATCTTCAAGGCAGGAAAGCGTTGTCGACTGTTCCCTGAGGCATGGGTGTGGCATAAGCGTCGTACGGACTTCCGCAAGTTCTGGAAGCAGGTTTACAATTCTGGTATCGCCCGCATTAACCTCTATAAGAAGTATCCTGAGTCGTTGAAACTTGTCCATCTCTTACCGATGGTATTTACTGTTGGAACGGCTTTATTGGTTCTGATGATTCTCTTTGGACTCTTCTTGCAGTTATTCCCAATTATTCATGTCTTTGGTAGTCTCCTTATCATGATGGGCTTGTTGCCACTGGTACTATACAGTGTCATTATCTGTGTGGATTCTGCTATGCAAAACAATAGTCTTAACATTGGTCTTCTAAGTATCGAAGCAGCCTTCATTCAGCTTACTGGCTACGGTTGTGGCTTTATTAGCGCATGGTGGAAACGCTGTGTATGTGGCATGGACGAATTTGCCGCATACGAAAAAAACTTCTATAAGTAA
- a CDS encoding DeoR/GlpR family DNA-binding transcription regulator, which translates to MTKEDRQNAILDQLLTQESVLVSDLATSLDVSLVTIRKDLTELEKAGKLYRSHGKAILINPFTNNRSVNEKEKLNAEEKQLIGAEAVKLLVKDDSIILASGTTIHALACNIHSESRLTIVSASLQATMTLAANDNIDIIQLGGMVRHSSVSVVGQYSMEILRGCSFTKLFLGVDGIDLDFGISTTDIREAELNRSMMQAAQKTVVLADSSKFGRRGFAKISGLEDIDIIITDSKIPQFVANKIEEMGIELIIAGSHSM; encoded by the coding sequence ATGACAAAAGAAGACAGGCAAAATGCCATTCTCGACCAGCTTCTAACACAGGAGTCTGTATTGGTTTCCGATTTGGCAACCTCCTTGGATGTGTCATTAGTAACGATACGAAAAGACCTAACCGAACTTGAAAAGGCTGGAAAGCTTTATCGAAGTCATGGTAAGGCTATTCTTATCAATCCATTTACCAACAATCGCTCGGTAAACGAGAAGGAAAAGCTGAATGCGGAAGAGAAACAACTCATCGGAGCCGAGGCTGTCAAGCTACTTGTGAAAGACGATTCCATCATTCTTGCATCGGGAACAACGATTCATGCGTTGGCTTGTAATATTCATTCAGAGAGCAGACTGACAATAGTTTCGGCCAGCCTTCAAGCCACAATGACCTTAGCTGCCAACGATAATATTGATATTATCCAGCTTGGTGGTATGGTTCGTCATAGCAGTGTTTCGGTTGTAGGACAATATAGCATGGAGATACTCCGTGGCTGTTCATTTACAAAACTCTTCTTGGGTGTGGACGGTATCGACCTTGACTTCGGTATCTCAACGACTGACATACGTGAAGCAGAACTGAACAGAAGCATGATGCAGGCAGCACAAAAGACTGTTGTATTAGCCGATTCAAGCAAGTTTGGCCGTCGTGGCTTTGCAAAAATTAGCGGACTTGAGGATATAGATATCATCATTACCGACTCAAAGATACCGCAGTTTGTAGCCAACAAGATTGAAGAAATGGGCATAGAATTAATCATTGCAGGCTCTCACAGCATGTAA
- a CDS encoding 1-acyl-sn-glycerol-3-phosphate acyltransferase, which yields MKIPSEFDPIRPFEPEELPAVYDRILADKQFQMVLAYLYPDVPTEAIAKKMYACKTNLEFQKAFCYPFLQRLVTELSLGCSMDAVNINTRKRYTFVSNHRDIVLDSAFLDKLLMDVGFATTCEIAIGDNLLSQDWVRDLVRINKSFTVERALHSVEMLRASKRMSEYIHFVIAEKNDNVWIAQRQGRAKNSNDLTQPAILKMMAMGGEGTIIERLKQLHIVPLAISYEYDPCDYLKAREYQLRRDLPYWKKTAEDDLESMLVGIKGYKGHIFYKCAPCIDEWLDTVDEDLPKNKLFDAIAAHIDHEIHCNYKLYPINYVALDMIQDTRVYEEYYTAEDYQNFNDYLNGQIEKIEIENRDDKFLRTCFLTQYAYPAKNYIAASSENGRFKSLLNRLTFKK from the coding sequence ATGAAAATACCATCAGAGTTTGACCCTATCCGTCCGTTTGAGCCGGAAGAACTACCGGCAGTCTATGATAGGATTCTTGCTGACAAGCAGTTCCAAATGGTGCTGGCATACCTCTACCCTGATGTTCCAACAGAGGCGATAGCAAAGAAGATGTACGCTTGCAAGACAAATCTTGAATTTCAAAAAGCCTTCTGCTATCCTTTCCTCCAGCGTCTTGTCACGGAGTTGAGTTTAGGATGTAGCATGGATGCGGTGAATATCAACACTCGCAAACGCTATACCTTTGTCAGCAACCATCGTGACATTGTACTCGACTCTGCTTTCCTCGACAAGCTGCTCATGGATGTTGGCTTTGCCACTACTTGTGAGATTGCTATCGGCGACAACCTCCTTTCTCAGGATTGGGTGCGTGACTTGGTGCGTATCAACAAGTCATTTACCGTAGAGCGTGCCCTCCATTCGGTTGAGATGCTTCGTGCCAGCAAGCGTATGTCAGAGTATATCCACTTCGTTATTGCTGAGAAGAACGACAATGTATGGATTGCTCAACGACAGGGAAGAGCGAAGAATTCAAACGACCTTACCCAACCTGCGATCCTAAAGATGATGGCAATGGGTGGAGAAGGTACTATCATTGAGCGTCTGAAGCAACTCCACATCGTGCCGTTAGCTATCTCATACGAATACGATCCATGCGATTATCTCAAAGCACGTGAGTATCAGTTGCGCCGTGATTTACCTTACTGGAAGAAGACAGCTGAGGACGATCTTGAAAGTATGTTAGTAGGTATCAAGGGCTATAAGGGACATATCTTCTACAAATGTGCGCCATGTATTGATGAATGGCTTGACACAGTAGATGAGGACCTGCCAAAGAACAAGCTCTTTGATGCCATTGCAGCACACATCGATCACGAAATTCACTGCAACTATAAGCTCTATCCAATCAACTACGTGGCACTGGATATGATTCAGGACACACGTGTTTACGAAGAGTATTATACAGCAGAAGACTATCAGAACTTCAATGATTACCTCAATGGTCAGATTGAGAAGATTGAAATTGAGAACCGTGATGATAAGTTCTTACGCACTTGTTTCTTGACACAGTATGCTTATCCTGCAAAGAATTACATTGCTGCGTCATCTGAAAATGGTCGATTTAAATCACTTCTGAACCGTCTTACCTTTAAGAAGTAA
- a CDS encoding thiol protease/hemagglutinin PrtT yields the protein MINSIFQFDNKRTVFSAQNTLLKRGFLALSLLLSATANYAKDIDFNTALRIARTYVNVSKKAAQNVKTRAVATATQQPYYVFNDDAGKGFVVVAGDDKMGEVLAYSNEASIDMANLNPEARYLFDTYRQVYEELRKNKALTTRAGAATKTTDAVQPLLKSKWGQDYPYSKQTRYMTGCVATAVAQVMYFHKWPAQGKGQESYTVKFDNTVRSADFTQSRYDWDNMLPNYNRRNVTAQQEDAVALLMNDVGIATNMQYTDGASGTQSYMAERALRNYFDYDASMVTRSYEGVSNFIEIVKKELRNGFPLYISGDSKNGAGHAWVCDGFDEDDKFHMNFGWNGQADGYYSLATLNVTSTGSEFNGAQHSFNRRLHVIAIHPNKPGTPKIDADIAYQSPNINFDYGSDMAFVGDAPTTLSATAKVMYSRFINQSQSELVGDIGLGIYDQEGKLVKVTPYGQNGREVFTKDRFIFNEGKWVSGGVIDDKITFTLDFTALTNGTYSLYPIAARTQEDGTLGAWARMKKAPRIVMKVENRNISYLELPSTTTAYQLTTNPEFDNKVMPGESNILRLNIRKLDTNFFNGTVKVELINSENKVVFTTQTDEVIDFDVYTTTRVRLPFNLPYDIPAGTYRLRTTITNADNESCQVREKVSQEPYTLTIEDGKRADLFSRLTIFAQDNEEGSVPMENFDVSRSSTLRVSCIAILAKNVQYKGGITLYLIDTVTGMSIPVMKKPLQVDLTQAGKMTLITSDWIDPKTEKLINNRRYRLALIGVVDGKNVDLVPASTKSPYLSLINGPYDKYPEDVTNGVEEVSIKPTLQFVDGRLYVQQQGLKRVEIYGMNGMLVASSVTSGTDNLTLSVPKGIYVVRIITQGGLYTSVIR from the coding sequence ATGATAAATTCAATATTTCAATTTGACAATAAAAGAACAGTCTTTTCAGCACAGAATACTCTATTGAAAAGAGGTTTTCTCGCTCTTTCCCTCCTACTTTCTGCAACAGCCAACTACGCTAAAGATATTGATTTCAACACTGCTTTACGTATTGCAAGAACGTATGTAAATGTAAGCAAAAAGGCTGCCCAAAACGTAAAAACACGTGCTGTTGCAACTGCGACACAACAACCTTACTACGTTTTCAACGATGATGCAGGCAAAGGCTTTGTTGTCGTTGCGGGCGATGATAAGATGGGTGAGGTGTTGGCTTACAGCAACGAGGCTTCGATTGATATGGCTAACCTTAATCCTGAAGCACGTTATCTCTTTGATACTTATCGACAGGTATATGAAGAGTTGAGGAAAAACAAAGCTCTTACCACACGTGCAGGAGCAGCTACAAAGACAACTGATGCAGTACAGCCATTGCTGAAAAGCAAGTGGGGACAGGACTATCCATACAGCAAGCAGACCCGTTACATGACGGGGTGTGTAGCTACTGCGGTTGCACAAGTGATGTATTTCCATAAATGGCCAGCACAAGGAAAGGGACAAGAAAGCTATACGGTGAAGTTTGATAACACTGTTCGCTCAGCCGATTTCACACAGTCACGTTATGATTGGGACAATATGCTGCCCAATTATAACCGTAGAAACGTTACTGCACAGCAGGAAGATGCGGTGGCATTGCTGATGAACGATGTAGGTATTGCTACCAATATGCAGTACACTGATGGTGCAAGTGGTACACAGAGTTATATGGCTGAGCGTGCTTTGCGCAATTACTTCGACTATGATGCCTCAATGGTAACAAGATCATACGAGGGAGTTTCCAACTTTATCGAGATTGTCAAGAAAGAACTCCGCAATGGTTTCCCACTCTATATATCAGGTGATTCAAAGAATGGAGCGGGTCATGCGTGGGTTTGCGATGGCTTTGATGAGGACGATAAGTTCCACATGAACTTTGGATGGAATGGTCAGGCAGATGGCTATTACTCGCTTGCTACCTTGAATGTTACATCTACTGGTAGCGAGTTTAATGGTGCACAGCATAGCTTCAACCGCCGACTTCATGTCATTGCGATACACCCTAATAAGCCTGGTACACCAAAGATTGATGCTGACATAGCCTATCAGTCACCTAATATCAATTTTGATTACGGAAGCGACATGGCGTTTGTTGGCGATGCTCCTACAACCTTATCCGCTACTGCTAAGGTGATGTATTCAAGGTTTATCAACCAGAGCCAAAGTGAGCTTGTGGGCGATATTGGTTTAGGAATCTATGACCAAGAGGGGAAACTGGTAAAGGTAACACCTTATGGACAGAACGGAAGGGAGGTATTCACCAAGGACCGATTTATATTTAACGAAGGTAAGTGGGTTTCTGGAGGTGTGATAGATGATAAGATAACCTTCACCCTCGACTTTACAGCACTTACAAACGGTACCTATTCGCTCTATCCTATTGCAGCAAGAACACAGGAAGACGGAACACTTGGAGCTTGGGCGAGAATGAAGAAGGCTCCACGTATCGTGATGAAGGTGGAGAATAGGAACATCAGCTACTTAGAATTGCCATCGACAACAACGGCTTACCAGCTTACAACCAACCCAGAGTTTGACAACAAAGTGATGCCGGGTGAATCAAACATACTCCGTCTAAACATCCGGAAATTAGATACAAACTTCTTCAATGGAACCGTAAAGGTTGAACTTATCAACAGTGAGAATAAGGTCGTATTTACCACACAGACGGATGAAGTGATTGACTTTGATGTCTACACAACAACACGTGTCAGACTTCCATTCAACCTCCCTTATGACATTCCAGCGGGTACCTATCGACTACGTACCACTATTACCAATGCCGACAACGAAAGCTGTCAGGTGCGTGAGAAGGTTTCACAAGAACCTTACACACTGACGATTGAGGATGGAAAGCGCGCTGACCTCTTCTCAAGACTGACTATTTTCGCTCAAGATAATGAGGAAGGAAGTGTTCCTATGGAGAACTTTGATGTATCAAGAAGTTCAACACTCCGAGTGAGTTGTATTGCTATTCTTGCAAAAAATGTACAATACAAGGGCGGCATTACACTCTACCTTATCGACACGGTGACGGGTATGTCAATCCCAGTGATGAAAAAGCCGCTACAGGTTGACCTCACACAAGCAGGAAAGATGACATTGATAACCAGCGATTGGATTGACCCTAAGACTGAGAAACTCATCAACAACCGCCGCTATCGATTGGCATTAATTGGTGTGGTAGATGGTAAGAACGTTGATTTAGTACCAGCGTCTACAAAATCCCCTTACCTTTCTCTCATCAATGGACCGTATGACAAATATCCTGAGGATGTGACAAATGGTGTGGAAGAAGTGAGCATCAAACCGACATTACAATTCGTTGACGGACGCTTATACGTACAACAACAGGGCTTGAAGCGCGTAGAGATATATGGTATGAATGGAATGTTAGTAGCAAGCAGTGTTACGAGTGGCACCGACAATCTTACCCTCTCCGTTCCAAAGGGAATCTACGTGGTGCGCATCATCACACAAGGAGGTCTTTACACAAGCGTTATCCGATAA
- the kbl gene encoding glycine C-acetyltransferase → MYGKMKEHLSNALAEIKEAGLYKEERIIESPQSAAIEVKGKEVLNFCANNYLGLSNHPRLIEGAKKMMDKRGFGMSSVRFICGTQDSHKELEAAISDYFKTEDTILYAACFDANGGVFEPLLTDQDAIISDALNHASIIDGVRLCKAKRYRYANADMADLERCLQEAQEQRFRIIVTDGVFSMDGNVAPVDKICDLAEKYNALVMVDESHSAGVVGATGHGVSELCKTYDRVDIYTGTLGKAFGGALGGFTTGRKEIIDMLRQRSRPYLFSNSLAPCIIGASIEVFKILKESNELHDKLVENVNYFRDKMMAAGFDIKPTQSAICAVMLYDAKLSQVYAAKLLEEGIYVTGFYYPVVPKGEARIRVQLSAGHNREQLDKCIEAFIKIGKELGVLK, encoded by the coding sequence ATGTACGGTAAGATGAAAGAACATCTCAGTAATGCACTTGCTGAGATTAAAGAAGCAGGACTTTACAAAGAGGAAAGAATCATTGAGAGTCCTCAAAGTGCGGCAATCGAAGTAAAAGGCAAGGAAGTTTTGAACTTCTGTGCTAACAACTATCTTGGTCTTTCTAATCATCCACGTTTGATTGAAGGTGCTAAGAAGATGATGGACAAGCGAGGATTCGGTATGTCCTCTGTTCGTTTTATCTGTGGAACACAGGACAGCCACAAGGAACTTGAGGCTGCAATCTCTGACTACTTCAAGACTGAAGACACTATTCTCTATGCTGCTTGCTTTGACGCTAATGGTGGAGTCTTTGAGCCATTGCTCACTGATCAGGATGCTATCATCTCTGATGCGCTCAACCATGCCTCTATTATTGATGGTGTACGCCTTTGTAAGGCGAAGCGTTATCGTTACGCAAATGCCGATATGGCAGACCTTGAGCGTTGTTTGCAGGAGGCACAGGAACAGCGTTTCCGTATCATCGTTACTGATGGTGTATTCTCAATGGACGGTAACGTTGCTCCAGTTGACAAGATTTGCGACCTCGCTGAGAAGTATAATGCTCTCGTGATGGTTGATGAGTCTCACTCTGCTGGTGTTGTTGGTGCTACTGGTCATGGTGTAAGCGAACTCTGCAAGACTTACGACCGCGTGGATATCTACACAGGTACTCTTGGTAAAGCATTTGGTGGTGCGCTCGGTGGCTTCACAACTGGTCGCAAGGAAATCATTGATATGCTTCGTCAGCGCAGTCGTCCTTATCTCTTCTCTAACTCACTTGCACCATGTATTATCGGTGCCAGCATTGAAGTATTTAAGATATTGAAGGAGAGCAATGAACTTCATGACAAGTTGGTTGAGAACGTTAACTACTTCCGCGATAAGATGATGGCTGCTGGTTTTGATATTAAACCAACCCAAAGTGCTATCTGTGCGGTAATGCTTTACGATGCTAAGTTGTCTCAGGTATATGCTGCTAAGCTCCTTGAAGAGGGTATCTATGTAACTGGTTTCTATTATCCAGTAGTACCAAAGGGCGAGGCTCGTATTCGTGTTCAGCTCTCAGCAGGTCATAACCGTGAGCAGCTTGACAAGTGTATTGAGGCTTTCATCAAGATTGGTAAGGAACTTGGTGTGTTGAAATAG
- a CDS encoding NAD-dependent epimerase/dehydratase family protein: MKNVLVIGSTGQIGSELTRELRKRYGNDSIVAGYIKGAEPKGELKEGGPSAEADVTNPEMIADIVKKYNIDTIYNLAALLSVVAEKKPQLAWKIGIDGLWNILEVARENNCAVFTPSSIGSFGLSTPHTLTPQDTVQRPETIYGVSKVTTELLSDYYFKKYGVDTRSVRFPGLISYVTPPGGGTTDYAVDIYYAAVRGEKFVCPIKKGTLMDMMYMPDGLHAAISLMEADPTRLVHRNGFNIASMSFDPEEIFNAIKRYKPEFEMEYDVDPLKQGIADSWPDSLDDSCARAEWDWKPQYDLDAMTVDMLKNLEAKLK; encoded by the coding sequence ATGAAAAATGTTTTGGTCATAGGCTCTACTGGTCAAATTGGCTCGGAGCTTACCAGAGAACTTAGAAAACGTTATGGAAACGACAGCATTGTTGCTGGTTACATTAAAGGAGCAGAACCTAAAGGTGAACTGAAAGAAGGCGGCCCATCAGCAGAAGCCGACGTTACTAACCCAGAGATGATTGCCGATATTGTAAAAAAGTACAACATTGACACCATCTACAACCTTGCTGCATTACTCTCGGTAGTAGCAGAAAAGAAACCACAACTGGCTTGGAAAATCGGTATTGACGGTCTGTGGAACATCTTGGAAGTAGCGCGTGAGAACAATTGTGCGGTCTTTACTCCAAGTTCTATCGGTTCATTTGGTTTGAGTACACCTCACACACTGACGCCACAGGACACTGTTCAGCGTCCTGAAACAATCTATGGTGTGTCAAAGGTTACCACAGAGTTGCTCAGCGACTACTACTTTAAGAAGTACGGTGTTGACACTCGCTCAGTACGTTTCCCAGGTTTGATTTCCTATGTAACGCCTCCGGGTGGTGGTACTACTGACTATGCAGTTGACATCTATTACGCTGCTGTTCGTGGTGAGAAGTTCGTGTGCCCTATCAAGAAGGGAACACTGATGGACATGATGTACATGCCAGATGGTTTGCATGCAGCTATCTCATTGATGGAAGCTGACCCAACACGTTTGGTTCATCGCAATGGTTTCAACATTGCTTCTATGAGCTTCGACCCTGAAGAAATCTTCAATGCTATCAAACGTTACAAGCCAGAGTTTGAGATGGAATACGACGTAGACCCACTCAAGCAGGGTATTGCTGACAGTTGGCCAGACAGTCTTGACGATAGTTGCGCACGCGCTGAGTGGGATTGGAAGCCTCAGTATGACCTCGACGCAATGACTGTTGATATGCTGAAGAACCTTGAGGCTAAGTTGAAATAA
- a CDS encoding SPFH domain-containing protein → MNISKKLLIPAAFAAFLCVIGFAFFSFVNPSYDQEAALKMKPIFFGSTRVADDPVNSITLIAPTTTAVYFNILPQKMQFQFDDLLSNDNTPLDVNMYMIIQVKKGQTPDLLRNYGENWFENFIEPYFRNKVREYVSSCSPFDLMSNREVLAKFDDRIKLSMRQYVASLSKKANFPIDIQQVITDRVMPNKEQLEEMNKTAASIQAKQTQEKRAEMELARAKAERNKAVADKAYMTELNLSPAQFIQLRAWDVIEKKNGANIDVLFGGGETPMWNIRR, encoded by the coding sequence ATGAATATTTCGAAAAAGTTATTGATTCCTGCAGCCTTTGCAGCCTTTCTTTGTGTCATCGGATTTGCTTTCTTCTCATTTGTAAACCCTTCATACGACCAAGAAGCTGCGTTAAAGATGAAGCCTATCTTCTTTGGTAGTACGCGTGTTGCTGACGACCCAGTAAATTCAATCACTCTGATAGCACCAACAACGACTGCTGTCTACTTTAATATCTTACCACAGAAGATGCAGTTCCAGTTTGATGACTTGCTCTCAAATGACAATACTCCACTTGATGTTAATATGTATATGATTATCCAAGTGAAGAAAGGGCAGACCCCTGACTTGCTGAGAAATTATGGAGAAAACTGGTTTGAGAACTTCATTGAGCCTTATTTCCGCAATAAGGTACGTGAGTATGTATCCTCTTGTTCACCATTCGACTTGATGAGTAATCGTGAGGTGCTTGCTAAGTTTGACGACCGTATCAAGCTATCTATGCGCCAATATGTTGCTTCTTTATCAAAAAAGGCAAACTTCCCTATTGATATTCAGCAGGTGATTACCGATCGTGTGATGCCTAACAAGGAGCAGTTGGAGGAAATGAACAAGACTGCTGCAAGCATTCAGGCTAAGCAGACACAGGAGAAACGTGCCGAAATGGAGCTTGCACGTGCAAAGGCCGAGCGTAATAAGGCGGTGGCTGACAAGGCTTATATGACTGAGTTGAACCTCTCGCCAGCACAGTTTATTCAGTTGCGTGCATGGGATGTTATCGAGAAGAAGAATGGTGCTAATATAGACGTTCTCTTCGGAGGAGGTGAAACACCGATGTGGAATATCCGTCGATAA
- a CDS encoding hydrogen peroxide-inducible genes activator: protein MTLQQLEYVMAVYRLKHFAKAADDCNVTQPTLSSMIQKLEDELGVKIFDRKRQPIQPTQSGMKVIEEAWKVLNRAKKLKQVIDEERQVLTGTFEVGVLPTIAPYLIPRFFPQLMNEHPEMDVRITEMKTEEMRRALRRGDIDAGILARVDGLEEMSCTPLYREQFFGYVAEGDPLFEKEFIRPADLSGEYLWLLDEGHCFRDQLVKFCQLKSAALSKKSYNLGSIETFMRIVEHGKGVTFIPQLALSQLTKEQHRLVRPFAHPVPSREIILMTSPNFIRHTLLRMLADRIKESLPDAFQS, encoded by the coding sequence ATGACACTACAACAATTAGAATATGTAATGGCAGTTTATCGGCTCAAGCATTTTGCAAAGGCAGCTGATGATTGCAATGTCACACAGCCAACACTTAGTTCGATGATTCAAAAATTGGAAGACGAATTAGGTGTGAAAATCTTTGATCGTAAGCGTCAACCGATACAGCCTACACAATCAGGAATGAAGGTGATAGAGGAGGCTTGGAAAGTGCTTAATCGTGCAAAGAAACTCAAACAAGTTATTGATGAGGAACGTCAGGTGCTTACGGGTACCTTTGAGGTGGGCGTGCTGCCAACCATCGCACCTTACCTTATTCCACGTTTCTTCCCTCAGTTGATGAACGAACACCCAGAGATGGATGTGCGAATTACGGAGATGAAGACTGAGGAGATGCGCAGAGCACTTCGTCGGGGTGATATTGATGCTGGTATCTTGGCACGTGTCGACGGATTGGAGGAGATGTCGTGTACACCGCTTTATCGTGAACAGTTCTTCGGTTATGTAGCAGAAGGCGACCCATTGTTTGAGAAGGAGTTTATTCGTCCTGCTGATTTGTCTGGAGAATATTTGTGGTTGCTGGACGAAGGACATTGTTTCCGTGATCAGTTGGTGAAGTTCTGTCAGCTGAAGTCGGCTGCCTTGAGTAAGAAGAGCTATAATTTAGGAAGCATAGAAACCTTTATGCGTATCGTAGAGCATGGTAAGGGAGTAACTTTCATACCACAGCTTGCCCTCTCACAGCTCACAAAGGAGCAGCATCGCCTTGTGCGTCCATTTGCTCATCCAGTGCCTTCTCGTGAGATAATACTGATGACTTCGCCTAACTTCATTCGTCATACATTGCTCCGTATGCTTGCAGATAGAATCAAAGAGTCCTTACCTGATGCGTTTCAAAGTTAA
- the ahpC gene encoding alkyl hydroperoxide reductase subunit C, with amino-acid sequence MEPIINAHAPEFTVQAFQDGQFKTVSSKDIEGKWALFFFYPADFTFVCPTELEDLADKYEQLKGLGVEVFSVSTDTHFVHKAWHDASETIKKIKYAMLADPTGVLSRGFGVYKEDEGLAYRGTFLVNPEGLVKIAEIQDNSIGRNADELVRKVEAALFVASHEGEVCPAKWKKGGETLKPSIDLVGKL; translated from the coding sequence ATGGAACCAATTATCAATGCACACGCACCAGAGTTTACCGTTCAGGCTTTCCAGGACGGACAGTTTAAGACCGTTTCAAGCAAGGATATCGAGGGCAAATGGGCGCTCTTCTTCTTCTATCCAGCTGACTTCACTTTCGTATGTCCTACAGAGTTGGAGGATTTGGCAGACAAGTACGAGCAGCTCAAGGGTCTTGGTGTAGAGGTATTCTCAGTAAGTACTGATACTCACTTCGTACACAAGGCATGGCACGATGCTTCTGAGACAATCAAGAAGATTAAGTACGCTATGCTCGCTGACCCAACAGGCGTATTGAGCCGTGGCTTCGGTGTATACAAAGAGGACGAGGGTCTGGCTTACCGTGGTACATTCCTCGTAAACCCAGAGGGTCTCGTTAAGATTGCTGAAATCCAAGACAACAGCATCGGTCGTAACGCTGATGAGCTCGTTCGTAAGGTTGAGGCTGCGTTGTTCGTTGCTTCTCACGAGGGTGAGGTTTGCCCAGCTAAGTGGAAGAAGGGTGGCGAGACATTGAAGCCAAGCATCGACCTCGTAGGTAAGCTCTAA